The Helianthus annuus cultivar XRQ/B chromosome 15, HanXRQr2.0-SUNRISE, whole genome shotgun sequence genomic sequence tgCTCTCACCGTGTTGCGGTGAACGGCAtgcatccttccagttactacgtgACTCAGCTCATTGGAACAGTTGAGACTTTGGTGAGATCTTTGAAAATCAAAGTATGGAGTGGAATGTGTcattaagatgcgggtttcacccctaacttaacaactccGCTCCTAACTGTGGTTCAACAACCACGAGATAGAGATGGAGAATTCCGTTGAGGTATGGATATCACTCCAAACTCAACGAAAGGTCCTCGTGCGAGAGTAAAATACTCAAGGTGAgtgatcttatcgagagttcttggttttcgcACTTAATCTCGACACAATCACTCGGTTGTGTTATGCGAGCGTTTTTCAAAAGTGTATAttatgttagccttaggaaaggcaaaataagtttttagccttaggaaaggctgccttcgtacgaagctgtgTAGGCTCGTACGAAGGTGTAGTATAGCGAGTTCGTACAAAGCCACACTAGGTGGGTTCGCATAAGAGCATATCAAGTAGGTTTGTACGAAGCCCCAAGTGGGTTCGTACGAAGGGTCTgttttggtacttagactatagactaggtctgtTCTACACGACtcgacctaattccctatagttatggctttgataccaatctgtcacaccccaaccgatggcggaatcatcggggcgcagcactaggcgaatcagattgctcaagagaatccataacaactattaagtGACATTATTTAACaagttcattatcccatactaataaacaaatatTTCAACAAATAGTCATTACAGAGTTCACATCTCTTAAACAAATCAAATCTGACAACCAAGATTTTTAGGTGGGTTTCTAAAGTAGCCTAATCTTGATTCGAGATAACCTGCGtttaacctgcaacatacgttaaaataatgtcaatacaaaatgTATTGGCGAATATACAGGTTTGATGTAATAACAATATAGATAAAAGCGTtgcgaatttccacatacataaacgagatacaacacaacatatatactTACAAGACAAACACTCAAGCTAAGTCCCAAGATGACTGCGAAGGAGAGGTGTGAAGTCCcttaactagaccccgtcgggtgtgAGTCGAACTATAGTACCATACTAGCTAAGGTGGAATATCAACGAGTAagagtcctagcacatatgtatcaagcatcacgtgtaaatatgtatACTGGTCATTCGCATGTGTTAAATAGTTTAAGCATGTAGTGCATTTGATAAGTGTGTTTATGtatgaacgtatgttacaccccaaaaggtgCATTTTAAAGcgaaaaggggtcaagtatactcacagtgcgtgttTAATAGCTAAAAAGGtctggttggattgaagggatcGCCAGATCAGCCTGCGTACGGGAACAGAAGCATAAGTCTtcctaagtgctgaaacagtcgAAATCGGAATGTCGAGTGGGGTATAAAGCGAGTTAAGTGTCCAACAGTCTATCCGAACGGATGGACATGGTctatccggacggatggacatgGTCTATCCGGACGGATGGGCATAGTCTATCCGGACGGATGGGCATAGTCCATTTGGTCGGATGGGCTTTGTCCATTCGGACGGATGGGCTTTGTCCATTCGGACGGATGGCTATTTAGTTGGAAGGAAAAAAAATCTGATGTATAACTGATGTTTTAAAAACAGGGTGAAAAGATTTGGAGTGGGTGCAAAGTCTATCCGGGCGGATGGACATGGCCTATTCGGACGGATGGACTGTAATTGTTTGTGAACCGTCAAAAATTGTTAAAGGTTTGTCTAAAAGTGTTTTGGTGTGAAGACAGGTACGTTAACGGAATCAAAACAATAGAGAATATCGGGTCAAGTCCATTCGGGCAGTTGGGCGTAGCCCATTCGGCCGGATGCGTTGTTCTTGACGGAAATCCATGTCTGACCCGTAAATCGGACCACTTCCTTGGTGGAAATCAACCCTAGAGCCGGCTCTTCGACAATGAGAGATGTCGAGAGTCTGACGGGTTCCCGATTCCACCAATATTGTATAAAAATCAAGGAGGAGTTCATAAACAAGTTGTAAAGTGTAATTTTCTTAGAAAACTTGATTCAATCTCGATTGAGTGATGCTCCACAGCAGTTTGCCTAAGCAAAACGAGTGGAAACCATCTTCGAGATGTCTCAAATCAATGATTTTAAGTAAAGTTGAAGGATGTGTGCGTGTGTTTGTGATTAAATGCAAGAACATGGAGTATGAGTGGAATGGAGGTTGAAATCGGAGGAGAATGCATACAAGAAGTCTTGAATCGCAGCTAGAATATGCTTCATGAGGAAGTGGCATAAACTCAGATGACCAAGTAGCACAATAATCAAGAATTGGCACATGCACTCAAAAATGAGAACAAAGATACTTATATATCAGCCACTTACCGCACGTGCAAGTTTTTTTATCCAAATCAACTACTTGCACATTTTTTCCCATTTGAGTTATCACCTTAAATATACATTTCTGACGGTTAAAAGACCTCAAAGAATGTGCACCAGCTTTTGACATTGAAGCTGCTTGTTTGGCCAAAATATGGGGAGTATACATATCTCCATTATCTTGAGCATTAGATCCCATGGGACGTCTCACATCAAAGTAATGTACTAGTCTATAAAATGTAAGTTGAACACATGATGTGATCGGTAGGAAACGAGCAACTTTAAGTACACTATTAAAAATCTCTGACAAATTTGTTGTGAGTAGCCCATAACGCTTTCTACCATCATGTGCAAGCGTCCATTTGTCAAATGCGTGTTGCTCAAGCCACTGGCGAGCTTTTCGGTTTATTTTTCCAATTTCCTCCATAATAGAGTTAAACTTTCTAATCTGATTCTGACTCCCAGCACGGTAAGCTAAAGCTTTCAATTGAGAGTTACGAAACTTATCATTAAAGTTGTTGATAAAATGCATTAAGCAATACCTATGGCAAAATGATGAATGTTATTGacataaaaagaaaagaaaacaaaatcAATATGAATTTTATAAACAATATCTGTGAAAACCATGTGGCTCTAACCAAGGAGATCCTTGTTCATTAACTGCCTTTAGAATTCCAGCATGACGATCAGAGATTAGACATATCCTTTTGGTATCTTTCACCACATGTTTCTTAACATGAGAAAGAAACCAACTCCAACTAGCGTAAGATTCATTTTCAACAATAGCAAATGCAAGTGGCAATATCTGATTATTACCATCAACTCCCATTGCAATCATCAACTTACCTTTATACTTGCCATACAAATGTGTGGCATCAATGCTAATCACTGGCCGACAATGCTTAAATCCAAGGATAGAAGGATTAAATGCCCAAAACACACGTCTAAATTCAACCTGCTCTACACCAGTCCGTCTCAAAACACACCATTCAGCTATGGTCCCTGGATTGAACTTTTTAAGTGCCTCCATAAACTTAGGTAAGATAATATAAGATTCATCCCAATCCCCAAAGACACGTTCAATTGCCTTTTGTTTTCCTAACCAAACCTTCTTGTATGAAGGAGTATAGCCCAACTTATCAATTACTTCGGCTCTCAAAGCACTAATGCTAATAGAAGGTTGCTCTTTTATAAGGTGTTGTATTTCTTGGGCGATCAAGCTTGCATCTAGGTTTGGATGGTCTTGGGTAATCTTAGAATGCAAACAAGTATGTGGACCAGTATACTTTGTGATGTCAAAACATCCACTACGTTTATGTTTACATGCACGAAGTTTCCATTTACAGCCTTGTTTATGTAACTTACATTTGATAGACCAAATGTCTGGACGTGATTCAACAACCTCAAAatgtttgtgtgttttgatatTGTAGAGCTTGATAGCCCTAACAAATTCTTCCTTGTCATTGAAAGAATCAATTCCCAACTCACGCATAAATTTTACTATTAGAATGTGGTTTCATCCAATTGTCATCAATTGTTATATTAGTTTCCTCTAAATTGGTATATGTTGAAGGTACTTGAACATTACCATATGAAGTTCCATCTCCATCCGTTTGAGTTTCATCTCCAATTCCATCTTCTAACTCATCATCCGTTTCACTTTCAATGCAGTCTACAGGCTCTTCTTCTAACACATCTTCCACATCTTCATTATTTGCAATAGCAATCTGAGACATCGCGTTAAATTCCTCCTTTTGAATCATGTCTGATATTGCATTAACCCTATTCATCCTGAATGATAACACAATAACTTTAGATACAATACAAGCATGATAAACAACAAGATAAATATGATAATTCAAAAATTTATATTTGAAAAATATGACATCCTACAAGTTATTAATATAATCCTAATAATTTGAATATAATAAAACTAGAATCTGTGAATATAGTTTAGTTCTTTAATATTATATCAATTCTTGGGAAAAAAACTCATCAAGAGTCTCAGTAACCAACTTCTGCCAAACAAAACTATCTATGATCGCTCTCTAACACACCGTCCTTTTTCTTCGaatccaaaaaaaaaagaaactaagGGCGAAAATTTCTAGAATGAGAATTGATACAGACAAATAATGGGTGTTGGTTTGTGGATGTCGAATATATGctataataatttaaaaaaaaaaagattgggTGGGGGTTGAACAGGCGAATTTGACTGGGAGTTCAGCGACTCCATTTGATGATAGTTGGAAATAATAACACTGTTGTTGATGCCAAACCTGATGGACAGATGGACAGTTTTTAGGGATGGTGATATCAAACCTTATGATGTGCCGCAAGGAGAAAAACCTTCGCTTAGAGTACGATGGTCGTCGGGATGACGCCCGCCAGTTGATATTGACGGGGAGAAGAATGAACGTTGTGATTTTGGGGGAGTAGAGATCGGAGACGAACAATTAGCTCTGTGGttttttaacaaaaataataataatactttaAATCCacccaaataggtaaatatttttcaaagtatccaaataggtaaatattttttgtatctacactagtttgggaaaaaaaCTCGATTTCTTTGTAAATCTTACCGAACAAATTTAATACACTCTCAATGTAAATAGTTCTAGATAGGGTGTTGCTAAATGCACCtcattttgtttttaattttagtgGTTGTATTCCCTCCTGAAGTTTGTAATTAAATACAATCAACcattttattttctattttttgaaaATTTGTATCGAGAAATATCCCTCTTTTTTTCTAGGGGTTTATCTACTTGCCATAATTTGAATATTTAGATATGCCTGTGAATACATAACGATTCTATTGATGAAAAAAAACTCGCACTGATTGAAAGAAGGAGATTAAGAGAGAGCTTGAATAAACAATTTTTTTCAACTTTGATTTTCATCATAGTTCTAATTTGTTGAGTGTTCTTGGTATGTATTCTAACTAAAAGATCAACAATATTCTTTTGATTTGGAAACGTCTCTTATCTGCAAAATTCATCTAGCAAATTCATCAAAAGTGTTCGTcatctttttcaaaaattatcgATATGGCAACATGTAATATAAAAAATCTTCCACGTCAAATCAAATTGTTAAGAAGTATCAAAATCATATGTgtgaaaaaaaaacttaaacaaaaCAGTAAACAAATAATACAAAACAAGATCATCCGGGTGAAAAGAGAAAGAAACTTAAACAaaacaatcaagaattgataaaaaaaaaacaaatatggaatggaccaaaaaaaaaataaagaaaccgTAAACAGTTGAAAGAACAATAATATATAAAAGGTAAATGGTGgaatttaaaaaattataaaaaggaTATTTATGGAAAAGGAGGTATAAAACTATAAACAGTAAAAATGGAGATGCATTTAGCCACACTCTTTTAGATATTACACTTTTAATTAAAAATTAtgttaatatataaaaaatagcatATTGTTGCTTTATTCGAAAAAAGTATAGTTGGatacattatatatttttaacgaAAAACTAACCTATTTTATAGAATATGGATCTTCCACCTAAGTCAGCATTTTACCATGATAATATGAAGATTATAATATACTTTTGTTATTAAAGAAACACGGATTAACCGTTGGAGTGAGTTGGACCACTTTTTGTATGAGAGACCGAGAATTACACTTTGCTCTTTCTCAAGTATTTAGATCTTATCTTTATTGCAAAGAAGGTGTGAGTTCCAGATCTGAAACAATCTCGTGTATGGATTTCTCAAGAACACAGATCTTGGATTTTTTTAGAAGAGAAACGAGAGATGTGATTGTTGAATATGCatgcggtgggcgccaatgaagaaacacgg encodes the following:
- the LOC110914388 gene encoding uncharacterized protein LOC110914388, translating into MNRVNAISDMIQKEEFNAMSQIAIANNEDVEDVLEEEPVDCIESETDDELEDGIGDETQTDGDGTSYVKFMRELGIDSFNDKEEFVRAIKLYNIKTHKHFEVVESRPDIWSIKCKLHKQGCKWKLRACKHKRSGCFDITKYTGPHTCLHSKITQDHPNLDASLIAQEIQHLIKEQPSISISALRAEVIDKLGYTPSYKKVWLGKQKAIERVFGDWDESYIILPKFMEALKKFNPGTIAEWCVLRRTGVEQVEFRRVFWAFNPSILGFKHCRPVISIDATHLYGKYKGKLMIAMGVDGNNQILPLAFAIVENESYASWSWFLSHVKKHVVKDTKRICLISDRHAGILKAVNEQGSPWYCLMHFINNFNDKFRNSQLKALAYRAGSQNQIRKFNSIMEEIGKINRKARQWLEQHAFDKWTLAHDGRKRYGLLTTNLSEIFNSVLKVARFLPITSCVQLTFYRLVHYFDVRRPMGSNAQDNGDMYTPHILAKQAASMSKAGAHSLRLNAGYLESRLGYFRNPPKNLGCQI